The following coding sequences lie in one Lolium perenne isolate Kyuss_39 chromosome 2, Kyuss_2.0, whole genome shotgun sequence genomic window:
- the LOC127322106 gene encoding uncharacterized protein, giving the protein MSSSKLEGGKLLSSRILSLRDSSSSTVANASFRVYYSVGAGTVPFVWETKPGTPKSTVVPAATDYDAPPPPIISPPPSYLSRTRKTYTRRAPSASRSSRWGWLTKWLDIRRWMSPPKGGWHAPDGAADEVERQRRLRRDAPIFLCSCASDQPGRHG; this is encoded by the coding sequence ATGAGCTCGAGTAAGCTTGAAGGCGGGAAGCTGCTGAGCTCCAGGATCCTGTCGTTGAGGGATAGCTCCAGCAGCACCGTCGCCAACGCCTCCTTCAGGGTCTACTACAGCGTCGGCGCCGGCACCGTGCCCTTCGTCTGGGAGACCAAGCCCGGAACCCCAAAGAGCACCGTCGTCCCCGCCGCCACCGACTACGACGCGCCACCCCCGCCAATCATCTCGCCGCCGCCGTCCTACCTGTCCAGAACAAGGAAGACGTACACGAGGAGAGCGCCATCCGCTTCCCGGTCTTCGCGGTGGGGATGGCTGACCAAGTGGCTCGACATCAGGAGGTGGATGTCGCCGCCCAAAGGCGGCTGGCACGCGCCGGACGGCGCCGCCGATGAGGTGGAACGGcagcggcggctccggcgagacGCGCCCATCTTCCTCTGCAGCTGCGCTTCTGATCAGCCAGGCAGGCATGGATAG
- the LOC127322015 gene encoding protein LURP-one-related 15-like, translating into MAARNGAPPAKLPMSGPQICKPFVGPLTVTKKAFGLSVGDYNVTDASGVVVLRVKGEFFSSRRRRVVLDADGRLLLTMRGKAFSFHSSWEVFRGGSTNGSNLLFTVKRSSVIQLNASLDIFLAANRAEKVCDFKIKGSYFNRSCAFYHGTTNIMIAQMNRQFVLLGKDSCTVTIIPNVDHAFITSLVVILDEINQ; encoded by the exons ATGGCGGCGCGCAACGGAGCCCCTCCGGCAAAGCTGCCGATGTCGGGGCCACAGATCTGCAAGCCTTTCGTCGGGCCGCTCACGGTGACCAAGAAGGCGTTCGGCCTCTCAGTCGGGGACTACAACGTcaccgacgcgagcggcgtcgtcGTGCTGCGGGTCAAGGGCGAGTTCTTCAGCAGCAGACGCCGCCGAGTCGTCCTGGACGCCGACGGGAGGCTCCTCCTAACCATGCGAGGAAAG GCATTCAGCTTTCACAGTAGCTGGGAAGTGTTCAGAGGGGGCAGCACAAATGGAAGTAATTTGCTTTTCACAGTTAAGAGATCTTCAGTGATCCAACTGAACGCAAGCTTGGATATCTTCTTGGCTGCTAACAGAGCGGAGAAGGTCTGTGATTTCAAGATCAAGGGTAGCTACTTCAACAGATCATGTGCATTCTATCATGGTACCACTAACATCATGATAGCTCAA ATGAACCGTCAGTTTGTACTGCTTGGGAAGGACTCGTGTACTGTTACTATAATTCCAAACGTTGACCACGCGTTCATCACATCTCTTGTTGTGATTCTGGATGAGATAAACCAGTAG